The genome window GCGCATTCCAAACTCAATTAGAATCAAGTGGCGATCGCGAATTTTCTACCACTATGGCATTCGTTCGCATCTTGAACACGCTGATTAAAGACAAAGAATTGGGCAAACGCATTGTGCCAATCGTGCCTGATGAAAGCCGCACATTCGGTATGGAAGGTATGTTCCGCCAAATTGGTATTTGGAACACCCAAGGTCAGCACTATGTACCCCAAGATAAAGAACAGTTGATGTTCTACAAAGAATCAACTGATGGTCAAATCTTGCAAGAAGGTATTAACGAGCCTGGTGCGATTTCTTCATGGATTGCGTCTGCAACTTCTTACGCCAACAGCCGTTACACCACCATCCCATTCTATATTTACTACTCAATGTTCGGTTTCCAACGCATTGGCGACTTGGCTTGGGCAGCAGGTGATATGAATGCACGCGGCTTCTTGCTGGGCGGCACTTCTGGTCGCACCACATTGAACGGTGAAGGCTTGCAACACCAAGATGGTCATAGCCACATCCAAGCAGATTTGATTCCAAACTGCCACACTTATGACCCAACCTTCCAATACGAATTGGCTGTCATCTTGCATGACGGTTTGCGCCGCATGTATGTGAACCATGAAAATGTGTTCTACTATGTAACCGTGATGAACCAAAACTACGCTCACCCTGCTATGCCTGCTCGCAAAGGCATTGAGCAAGAAATCTTGAACGGTATGTACTTGTTGCAAGAAGGTGGTAAGAGCGATAAGAAAGTTCAACTGTTGGGTTCTGGCGTAATCTTGCAAGAAGTGCTTGCTGCCGCTCAATTGTTGAAAGATGACTTCGGTGTAGAAGCCAATGTATGGTCTTGCCCATCCTTCAACCAAATGCACCGCGACATCATGGAAGTTGAACGCTTCAACCGTTTGAACCCAACCAAAGAACAAAAAGTTCCATTTGTTACTCGTCAATTGCAAGGTCATACCGGTCCAGTTGTGGCATCTACTGACTATGTTCGCGCCTTTGCTGAACGCATCCGCCCAGGCATCCCTGCTGGTCAATCGTTCACTGTGTTGGGCACCGATGGCTTTGGTCGCAGTGATAGCCGTGCTAACTTGCGTAAATTCTTTGAAGTGGACCGCTACAACGTTGTGGTTGCTGCATTGAGCGGTTTGGCAAAAGAAGGCAAAGTTGATGCGAAAGTGGTTCAACAAGCCATTGAAAAATACGGTATTGACGCTAACCGCGAAGCGAGCTGGAATCTGTAATTAGCGTTTGATTCAGGCAGCCTGAAACACGGTTTTCAGGCAGCCTGAAAACCATTTTTCAATCTTAAATAGACTCATTCAAGGAAAACTCATGAGCATTGTAGAAATTAAAGTCCCCGATATTGGCGGACACGATAATGTAGATGTGATTGCCGTTGAAGTAAAAGCGGGCGACACCATCGCATTAGACCAAACTTTGATTACACTGGAAACAGACAAAGCCACGATGGATGTGCCTGCGGATGCGGCTGGTGTAGTGCAAGAAGTGAAAATTAAAGTGGGCGACAAAGTTTCCGAAGGTTCGGTGATTCTAACGGTTGAAACGGGTGCTGCTGCCGCAGAAGCGCCTGCACAAGCCGCTCCTGCTGCTGCGCCCGCTCCCGCCGCTGCTGCGCCTGCACCTGCTGCCCCAGCAGCACCTGCGCCTGCGGCTAAACCTGCTCCTGCTGCATCTTCTGCTGTTAACGAAGCGGCATTCTCCAAAGCACACGCCGGTCCTTCAACACGCAAATTGGCACGCGAATTGGGCGTGGATTTGGGTTCGGTTAAAGGCTCTGGTCAAAAAGGCCGTATTACTGCGGAAGACGTTAAATCATTCGTTAAAGGCGTGCTGCAATCTGGCGCAGGCGCTTCTTTGGGCGGCGGTTTGAACTTGTTGCCATGGCCAAAAGTGGATTTCAGTAAATTCGGCGAAGTGGAAGTTAAAGAGCTTTCCCGCATCAAAAAAATCTCTGGTCAAAACTTGTCTCGCAACTGGGTGATGATTCCTCATGTTACCGTGAACGAAGAAGCGGATATGACCGAGCTGGAAGAATTCCGCAAAGCATTGAACAAAGAATGGGAAAAAGCAGGTGTGAAAGTGTCTCCTTTGGCATTTATCATCAAAGCATCTGTTACCGCGCTTAAAGCATTCCCTGAGTTCAATTCTTCTTTGGACGGCGATAACTTGGTATTGAAAAAATACTACAACATCGGCTTTGCGGCGGATACGCCAAACGGCTTGGTTGTGCCTGTAATCAAAGATGTGGACAAAAAAGGCTTGAAAGAAATCAGCCAAGAATTGACCGAATTGAGCAAAAAAGCCCGCGAAGGCAAATTGAAACCGCAAGAAATGCAAGGCGCTTGCTTTACCATTTCTAGCTTGGGCGGCATCGGCGGTACCGGCTTTACGCCTATCGTGAATGCGCCTGAGGTGGCTATTTTGGGCGTGTGCAAATCTCAAATCAAACCTGTTTGGAATGGTAAAGAATTTGCGCCCCGCTTGATGTGCCCGCTGAGCTTGTCGTTTGACCACCGTGTAATCGACGGTGCAGCCGGCATGCGCTTCACTGTGTTCTTGGCAAACTTGTTGAAAGATTTCCGCCGCGTGGTGTTATAATCTTTTAATGTGAATAGATGGATAACAGCCGGTTGTTTTTGCAGCCGGCTGTTTTTTGTTTTCAGGCTGCCTTATAGTGAGGCAGCCTGAAATTTAGGTGCAGCCCATCAACTCAAATATGCTATTCGGCAGCCAGCCGTTGCTGCGCCATATTGTTTTCAGGCTGCCTAAAAAGTAAAATCGTTGTTTTTAATAGGATTAGGATTGGCTATGGAACACAAAATTGCGGCGGAGCGGGTGAATCGTTTGTTTACGCATTGTTTGGAGCAGTTGGAACAGCATGCTGCGACCACTTCGCCGCGTTTGTCGGGCGCGCAAAATGCGTTGCTGGCGTATTTGCGTTTGGACAAGATTGCGGAGGACGAGGGTTTTGCGATGCTAATCGCGCTGGGCTATGGCGAGGAGTTGTTGTGCGACCAGTTCGCGGAACAGCTTGCGACATGGGGCGTGCCTGTGTTGCCCGATATTGTGTTGCAGGCGCGGGGCTTGTATCGTGAGCTGGGCGCGGCGATTGGGCAGCATGGCGATGCGGCAACGGTGCGCGAGGCGTTTCCGCAGTTTGCGGTGGTGGATGAATGGTATTTTATGGAGTGCGAGGAGATTTTTCTGAAGGTGTATAACTATGTGCGCGGGCATTTTGATGAGTTTGTGGGGCTGTTGGATTTTCAGGATGCCTGATGGGCTAAATGGGTTGGGCAATAAGCGAGCTTTGTGGCTCGCTTTTTAGCGATTTGGAGAAATATTATTGCGCGTTTTTTGTAAAGAAAAATATTTTTGCCCACAGCTTGACAGTTAATTTTTTATTTTATCTTTTTGATTATTATTGATTTTTGTTGATTTGCTTATTTTTTCAGCAATCTTAACAGAAGCCATGATTTCACAAGGTTTTTTGTTTTTTGCCTGCGATGAGCGGGGGATTTATGCACAGGTTTTGTGGATAAAATTTGGGGGCGGGTTGTCATGCGGGCGGATGTTGCCAAATATTTAGCTTTGTGCTGGATGCGTTTTCAGGCTGCCTATTGCTTATCCCATTAGGCAGCCTGAAAACGCTATCTTGTTTATTTTGCTAATAATTTTTCCAATGGCTTGGGCATGCCGTATTGGGCGAATGCTTGGGGGCTTACCCATTCGCCTGTGGCGGCTTTAACTTTGTTGAAGCCTTCGGCTTTCAGGCTGCCTGAATCGGCGGCGATGTGGTAGGGGATGATTTCTAGTTGGCGGTGGGTGAGGCGGTGGTGGATGATGGGCAGCTCGGTGGCGTGGTGAAAGGGGAGATGGTGTTGCGCGGCGAAGTGTTGCAGCTCGGCTAGGCTGTTGAATGTGGGCGCGCACCACAAGCCTGCCCAGATGCCGTGCTGCGGGCGTTTGTGTAGCCAGATGGCGTGGTTTTGCTCAATGATAAGCCAGTAAAGCGTTTGCTGTTGCACGGCGGCGGGGGATTTTTTGCGTGGCAATTCGGCGGTGCGATTTTGGGCGTGGGCTTGGCAAAGGCTTTGCATGGGGCATTCGGTGCAACGCGGTTTGCTGCGCGTGCACAGGGTTGCGCCCAAATCCATCAGCCCTTGGGTGTAGGCGGGCATATCGCCGGGTTGGCTGGGCAGCAGGCTTTCGGCAAGCGCCCACAGTTGGCGTTCAAAGGCTTTGTTGGCGGGGTCGCCGTCTTGGGCGAAGACGCGGCAGAGCACGCGCTTCACGTTGCCGTCTAATATGGCTTCGCGCTGGTGGTAGGCAAAGGCGGCGATGGCGGCAGCGGTGCTGCGCCCTACGCCTTTTAGCGTTTCTAGCTCGGCGCGCGTGGGCGGGAATGCGCCGCTGTGTTGTTGCACGATTTGCTGCGCGGCGGCGTGTAGATTGCGGGCGCGGCTGTAATAGCCCAACCCTGCCCACAGGCTTAACACTTGGTCTTGGCTGGCGGCGGCAAGGGCTTGCACGGTGGGAAAAGCGGCAAGAAAGCGCGGGTAGTAATCCAACACGGTCGCCACTTGGGTTTGTTGCAGCATGATTTCGGAGAGCCAGACGCGGTAGGGGTCGCGCGTTTGCCACGGCAGGCTGTTGCGCCCGTGTTGGCGTTGCCATCGGATAAGGCGGGTGGAGAATGTGGACATGGTTTTAACTTTGCGAAACGGCGTTTCAGGCTGCCTATGGGTTAAAAAGGATAAGATGCGTTTGGGCGGCTGCGGGTTTTATTCGCAATGGGCGCAACAAATTTTCAGGCTGCCTATTAAACCTTGATAGGCAGCCTGAAAACAGCGGGGCAATCCGCAGGGCGATTGGGCAATCGCTATGCCGCACGGTTTGCCGTATGCCCCCGCCCTACTCCGCTTCGTTAATCCAAGCCTGTTGCACCGCTTCCAAGATTTTTTCGCCGCAACGGTTGGGGTCGTCGTCAAAATCGGGCAGGGCGAGAATCAAATCGCGCAGTTGGGTGAAGCGCACGGTGGCGGGGTTGATGCTATCGCCGTGGGTGTCGTAAAGCTCTTCGGCGATGCGTTGGATGTCGGTCCATTTCATGATGTGTGTCCTTGTAAACGAGTGTTAAGAGCGCAAATTATAAGCATTGAAAGGCAGCCTGAAAAGGCGCAAAATAGCGACTTTCCTGTTTTTGTAAAAGAATGCAAACATGAATAACGCCAAAAAACTTCATCCGCAAACGCTAGCGATTCGCGGCAGCAAAGAGCAAACCCAGTTTAAAGAACATCATCAAGCCTTGTTTTTAACCAGCAGTTTTATGTTTGACAGCGCGGAAGAATGCGCCGATGTGTTTGCCAAACGCCAAGCGGGCTACACTTATTCGCGCACCAACAACCCCACGGTGGCGGCGTTCCAACAGCGCGTTGCCATCATGGAAGGCGCGGAAGCGGGCATGGCAACGGCAACCGGCATGAGCGCGATTCAGGCTGCCCTGCTCACCTTTCTGAGCGCGGGCGACCATTTAATCAGCAGCCGCAGCCTGTTTGGCACAACGGCGGGCTTAATCGGCACGCTGTCGCGCTTTGGCATTGAAGTGACGCTGGTTTCGCAAACCGATGCAAACGAATGGCGCAAGGCAATCCGCCCGAACACCAAAATGTTTTTCTTGGAAACGCCGTCCAACCCTTTGGGCGAAGTGGCGGATATTGAAGCCTTGGCGCAAATAGCGCATGAAATCAACGCGTTGATGGTGGTGGATAACTGTTTTTGCTCGCCTGCGGTGCAACAGCCGCTGCGTTTGGGCGCGGATTTAAGCGTGCAATCGGGCACCAAATCGATTGACGGGCAAGGGCGCGTGTTGGGCGGCGTGGTGTGCGGCAAGCAAGATTTGATTACGCAAGTGGGCATGTATGTGAACACCATGGGGTTGAGCATTTCGCCGTTTAACGCATGGATGCTGCTCAGCGGCATGGAAACGCTGATACTGCGCACCGAAGCGGCGGCGGCTTCCGCGCTGAAAATCGCGCAATGGCTGCAACAGCAACCGCAGGTGGGCAAAGTATATTACTCGGGGCTGCCTGAAAACCCGCAAGCGGCGTTGGTGAAAAAACAGCAAAGCACGGGCGGCACGGTGCTGGCGTTTGAAGTGAAAGGCGACACGGCAGCGGCTTGGAAAGTGGTTGATAAGGTAAACATTTTTTCCAAAACGGCAAACTTTGGCGATGTGCGCTCCACCATCGCGCATCCGTGGACAACCACGCACGGCAGAATGTCGCCCGAGGACAAGCTGGCAGCGGGGATAACCGAAGGCTTGCTGCGCTTGTCTATCGGTTTGGAATATGTGGATGATTTGATTGATGATTTGAAACAGGCGTTGGCAGCGTAATCAACACAAATAGGCAGCCTGAAAATAGGTTAATACGGTTTTCTACCTTGCGCGTTGCGCTGCGGACTACCCTTTTGGCTTTGCATAAGTTCGCATGGCTAAATCAAAGATTTAGATGCTCACTTATACCCAAATCAAAGATTTGGACAAAAGGGTAAGGCTGCCTCATCATAGTTACGCAAGCGCCAAAGCGTAAAAACACTCAACACACACAAAGGAACAATCATGTCAGAAGAACAATTCGCCCTATGGGGTATGCGGCTGGGCATCGGCGGCTTGGTCATCATGCTCGGCTTTATCGTATGGCAGCTGGGCAAAGAATCCAAAGCGGGCAAATGGGGGATGTTTATCCTGTTTTTCGTGCTCGGCTTGGGCGTGATGGGCTTTTTGTTTAAAAACATCTTGGTGGAATTCTTCTTGCTCACCGAGTAAGCCGTGATAGGCAGCCTGAAACCAGACCCACATGGCGGAAACAGGCTTGCCTGCCCCGCGCAAAACAAACCTTTTACGCCCAAATCCCCCGTTTTCAGTTATTATGATAAGCATTTTTAACACAACGCCCGTTCCATGAAAACACTCAGCGATTTCATCGCCATCATCCTCTTTTTCGCCACCTACACCGCCACCAA of Kingella oralis contains these proteins:
- the aceF gene encoding dihydrolipoyllysine-residue acetyltransferase: MSIVEIKVPDIGGHDNVDVIAVEVKAGDTIALDQTLITLETDKATMDVPADAAGVVQEVKIKVGDKVSEGSVILTVETGAAAAEAPAQAAPAAAPAPAAAAPAPAAPAAPAPAAKPAPAASSAVNEAAFSKAHAGPSTRKLARELGVDLGSVKGSGQKGRITAEDVKSFVKGVLQSGAGASLGGGLNLLPWPKVDFSKFGEVEVKELSRIKKISGQNLSRNWVMIPHVTVNEEADMTELEEFRKALNKEWEKAGVKVSPLAFIIKASVTALKAFPEFNSSLDGDNLVLKKYYNIGFAADTPNGLVVPVIKDVDKKGLKEISQELTELSKKAREGKLKPQEMQGACFTISSLGGIGGTGFTPIVNAPEVAILGVCKSQIKPVWNGKEFAPRLMCPLSLSFDHRVIDGAAGMRFTVFLANLLKDFRRVVL
- a CDS encoding DMP19 family protein, which codes for MEHKIAAERVNRLFTHCLEQLEQHAATTSPRLSGAQNALLAYLRLDKIAEDEGFAMLIALGYGEELLCDQFAEQLATWGVPVLPDIVLQARGLYRELGAAIGQHGDAATVREAFPQFAVVDEWYFMECEEIFLKVYNYVRGHFDEFVGLLDFQDA
- the mutY gene encoding A/G-specific adenine glycosylase, whose protein sequence is MSTFSTRLIRWQRQHGRNSLPWQTRDPYRVWLSEIMLQQTQVATVLDYYPRFLAAFPTVQALAAASQDQVLSLWAGLGYYSRARNLHAAAQQIVQQHSGAFPPTRAELETLKGVGRSTAAAIAAFAYHQREAILDGNVKRVLCRVFAQDGDPANKAFERQLWALAESLLPSQPGDMPAYTQGLMDLGATLCTRSKPRCTECPMQSLCQAHAQNRTAELPRKKSPAAVQQQTLYWLIIEQNHAIWLHKRPQHGIWAGLWCAPTFNSLAELQHFAAQHHLPFHHATELPIIHHRLTHRQLEIIPYHIAADSGSLKAEGFNKVKAATGEWVSPQAFAQYGMPKPLEKLLAK
- the iscX gene encoding Fe-S cluster assembly protein IscX — protein: MKWTDIQRIAEELYDTHGDSINPATVRFTQLRDLILALPDFDDDPNRCGEKILEAVQQAWINEAE
- the metZ gene encoding O-succinylhomoserine sulfhydrylase; amino-acid sequence: MNNAKKLHPQTLAIRGSKEQTQFKEHHQALFLTSSFMFDSAEECADVFAKRQAGYTYSRTNNPTVAAFQQRVAIMEGAEAGMATATGMSAIQAALLTFLSAGDHLISSRSLFGTTAGLIGTLSRFGIEVTLVSQTDANEWRKAIRPNTKMFFLETPSNPLGEVADIEALAQIAHEINALMVVDNCFCSPAVQQPLRLGADLSVQSGTKSIDGQGRVLGGVVCGKQDLITQVGMYVNTMGLSISPFNAWMLLSGMETLILRTEAAAASALKIAQWLQQQPQVGKVYYSGLPENPQAALVKKQQSTGGTVLAFEVKGDTAAAWKVVDKVNIFSKTANFGDVRSTIAHPWTTTHGRMSPEDKLAAGITEGLLRLSIGLEYVDDLIDDLKQALAA
- a CDS encoding DUF2788 domain-containing protein, whose amino-acid sequence is MSEEQFALWGMRLGIGGLVIMLGFIVWQLGKESKAGKWGMFILFFVLGLGVMGFLFKNILVEFFLLTE